The Deinococcota bacterium genomic interval ACCCCAGTCGCAGGCCGAGGCCACGCAGATGCGCTCCGAGCCGTAGATCTCGAGCATGTCCACGGCGCGGCCCGGCGAGGTCTTGGTGGACGGATAGAGCGTCAGCCCGGTCCAGAAGCCGCTCTCCAGGATCATCTCCAAGGTGTGCTCCTCGGCGTGATCGACCATGACCCGGCCGGGGCTGATGCGCGGATCGGCCGCGAGCGTCTCCACGATGACCTTGGTGCCCTTGTACTTGTCCTCCAGGTGGGGGGTGTGGATGTGGATAAGCTGGTCGTGCTCGAGGGCCAGCTCGACGTGGTCTCTAAAGGTCGCCAGTTCGTTGCGCGTCACCCGGTTGAGGCCGATCTCGCCGATGCCCAGGACGGTGGGCCGGCCCAAAAACTCGGGGATGATCGCAAGCACCTGCTTAGCGAGCGCCCGGTCCTCGCCCTCCTTGGGGTTCAAGCAGAGCCAGGTGTAATGCAAGATGCCGTACTCCGCGGCGCGCTTGGGCTCGAAGTCGGTCAGGTGATCGAAGTAGTCGGCGAAGACGTCAGCCGACCTGCGGTCGTAGCCCGCCCAGAAGGCCGGCTCGGTCAATGCGACGCAGCCCGTCAGGGCCATCTTCTTGTAGTCGTCGGTGCTGCGCGAGACCATGTGCGCGTGCAGATCGATGTACCTCATCCTTCACCTCCGGTTTGCAGGTTTCGCTTGGACGCGCCGTAGGCGCTCTGCCCGTCGCGCTCGTCCAAGAGGCTGGTGTCCTGATCGCTCAGAAGCATCTGGATGCGCTTGACCCGGCCGGGCTCCGCTTCGCTCAGGGTGTTTAGCGCCCGGCGCAGGGCCAGCACCCGAAAGTCGTCCTCGGCGTCCTTGCTGACCGAGCGGTCCATGCGGTCCAAATAGGCGGCGAGGTCCAAGACCTTGGTGCGGTGTTCGATAAAAAAGTCGTCGACGAGCTTCCTCTGCGTCAGCGGGCAAGAGCCGGTTTGGCTGGCCATGATGCGCCTCCTTTGGCGTAGTCCTTGAGAAAAGCGATGCTGTCCATCAGCCTGGCCTCGTCCATCTCGTGGACCTCCTGGCCCCTGCCGATGCCCTCCAAGAGCATGATGGTGAGCCGCCCGCCCAGGTGCTCGCGAAACTCGCTCAAGCCGCTCAGGACGCTGCGCGGGTGGTCCTTGCCCAAGTGCTCGCCGAGTTCGGGGGCGTAGAGGGGCAGACCCAAAGAGGCGATGAGTATGATAATGCGCCGCCAGTCCGCTTCGGGCAACAGGCCGTTCATGTGAGAATAGGTCGCGTCGAGCGCCAGGCCGATCGCCACCGCCTCGCCGTGGCGCAGGCGGTAAGCGCTGAGCGCCTCGAGCTTGTGCGCCGCCCAGTGGCCGAAGTCGAGCGGCCGAGACGAGCCGAACTCGAAGGGGTCGCCGCTGGTGGCGATGTGCTGGAGGTGCAGCTCGGCGCAGCGGTAGACGAGCCACTTCATGCTCGCCAGGTCG includes:
- a CDS encoding TatD family hydrolase translates to MRYIDLHAHMVSRSTDDYKKMALTGCVALTEPAFWAGYDRRSADVFADYFDHLTDFEPKRAAEYGILHYTWLCLNPKEGEDRALAKQVLAIIPEFLGRPTVLGIGEIGLNRVTRNELATFRDHVELALEHDQLIHIHTPHLEDKYKGTKVIVETLAADPRISPGRVMVDHAEEHTLEMILESGFWTGLTLYPSTKTSPGRAVDMLEIYGSERICVASACDWGPSDPVAVPEFALEMRRRGHDERLIHEVIFENPRAFLGQSPKFKLPETRAQAVEAVLT